One genomic region from Chionomys nivalis chromosome 17, mChiNiv1.1, whole genome shotgun sequence encodes:
- the LOC130888383 gene encoding keratin, type II cytoskeletal cochleal-like has product MTQRSSVTIKSGGTRNFSASSASMLPGCRPGFSSVSMSQGGKSFGGSFGGGFGTRSLHSFGGNKRISISGGYRSSQASFGGAACGLGVSGIGYRVGGAYGGYGFGGGMAPGAGGIHEVTVNQSLLTPLHLEIDPSLQRVRKEEKEQIKTLNNKFASFIDKVRFLEQQNKVLETKWSLLQDHKTTRTNLEPMFEAYIANLRRQLECLGGERGRLETELKSMQDVVEDFKNKYEEEIHKRTTAENEFVVLKKDVDAAYMNKVELEAKVDALMDEINFLRAFYEAELAQLQAQISETSVVLSMDNNRSLDLNSIIAEVKAQYEDIANRSRAEAESWYQTKYEELQRSAGQHGDDLRTTKMEISELNRAMQRLRSEIDNLKKQCATLQASIADAEQRGELALKDAKHKLAELEEALQQAKQDMARQLREYQELMNVKLALDIEIATYRKLLEGEECRLTGEGVGAVNISVVSSSGGTGYSGGGGLCMSGGSYSRGGYSSSGHCYGGGGNGGFSSTSGRSVSGSSSSMRIVSKTSSSKTSYRS; this is encoded by the exons ATGACCCAGCGTTCCTCTGTGACCATCAAATCTGGGGGCACACGGAACTTCAGTGCCTCCTCAGCCAGCATGCTGCCTGGCTGCCGGCCCGGTTTCAGCTCTGTCTCCATGTCCCAGGGCGGGAAGAGTTTTGGAGGCAGCTTTGGGGGTGGTTTTGGGACAAGAAGCCTACACAGTTTTGGGGGTAACAAGAGAATCTCCATCAGTGGGGGCTACCGCTCCAGCCAGGCCAGCTTTGGAGGTGCTGCCTGTGGGTTAGGTGTCAGCGGCATAGGGTACAGAGTTGGGGGAGCCTATGGTGGGTATGGATTTGGAGGTGGGAtggcccctggagctggaggcatCCATGAAGTGACTGTCAACCAGAGTCTTCTTACCCCCCTGCACCTGGAAATCGACCCATCTCTCCAGCGGGTtcgaaaggaggagaaggagcagatCAAGACCCTCAACAACAAGTTCGCCTCCTTCATAGACAAG GTGCGGTTCCTGGAACAACAGAACAAAGTTCTAGAGACCAAATGGAGCCTGCTGCAGGACCACAAAACCACCAGGACCAACTTGGAGCCCATGTTTGAAGCCTACATCGCTAACCTGAGGCGCCAGCTGGAGTGTCTGGGAGGAGAGCGGGGcaggctggagacagagctgaagAGCATGCAGGATGTGGTGGAGGACTTCAAGAACAA gTACGAAGAGGAAATCCACAAACGCACAACGGCAGAGAATGAGTTTGTAGTACTCAAAAAA GATGTGGATGCTGCCTACATGAACAAGGTGGAGCTAGAGGCCAAGGTGGATGCCCTGATGGACGAGATCAACTTCCTGAGAGCTTTCTATGAGGCG GAACTGGCTCAGCTTCAGGCTCAGATCTCTGAGACCTCTGTGGTGCTGTCCATGGACAACAACCGCAGCCTGGACCTAAACAGCATCATTGCCGAAGTCAAGGCCCAGTATGAGGACATTGCCAACCGCAGTCGGGCAGAGGCTGAGTCCTGGTACCAGACCAAG TATGAGGAGCTGCAGCGGTCTGCCGGCCAGCATGGGGACGACCTCCGTACTACTAAGATGGAGATCTCTGAGCTGAATAGGGCCATGCAGAGGCTGCGTTCTGAGATTGACAACCTGAAGAAGCAG TGTGCCACTCTCCAGGCTTCCATCGCTGATGCCGAGCAACGTGGGGAGCTGGCACTCAAAGATGCCAAGCACAAGCTGGCAGAGCTGGAGGAGGCCCTGCAGCAGGCCAAGCAGGACATGGCGCGGCAGCTACGCGAGTACCAGGAGCTCATGAATGTCAAGCTTGCCCTGGACATCGAGATCGCCACCTACCGCAAGCTGCTGGAGGGCGAGGAGTGCAG GCTCACTGGAGAAGGCGTTGGAGCCGTGAACATCT cTGTGGTCTCTTCCTCCGGGGGCACAGGCTACAGCGGAGGTGGCGGCCTCTGCATGAGTGGCGGCAGTTACAGTAGAGGTGGCTACAGTAGCAGTGGCCACTGCTATGGTGGCGGTGGGAATGGCGGTTTTAGCTCCACCAGCGGTCGCAGTGTGAGTGGCAGCAGCTCAAGCATGCGGATCGTCTCCAAGACATCATCCAGCAAGACGAGTTACAGGAGCTAA
- the LOC130888490 gene encoding keratin, type II cytoskeletal 75, with product MSRLSTISFHSSGSRRGFSTASATTPTAGRSRFSSVSVARSSGNSGGLGRISGAGAGFGSRSLYNLGGTKRVSIGGCAGSGFRSGFGGRASSGFGLSSGFGYGNGIGGGFGGPGFPVCPSGGIQEVTVNQSLLTPLNLQIDPTIQRVRKEEREQIKTLNNKFASFIDKVRFLEQQNKVLETKWNLLQEQGSRTVRQNLEPFFDAYLNDLRRQLDGVTAERGRLDAELRSMQEVVEDFKVRYEDEINKRAAAENEFVGLKKDVDGAYMNKVELEAKVDSLTDQINFYRMIYEAELSQMQNQVSDTSVVLSMDNNRSLDLDSIIAEVKAHYEDIANRSRAEAESWYQTKYEELQLTAGRHGDDLRNTKQEIAEMNRMIQRLRSEIDGVKKQCASLQTAISDAEQRGELALKDARVKLVDLEDALQKAKQDMARLLREYQELMNVKLALDVEIATYRKLLEGEECRLSGEGVSPVNISVVTSTVSSGYGAGSNFGGGSLGLGGNSGYSFTTSGGHSLGTGTGLGGSGFTTSSSRGPVGSGSSVKFISTTSCSRKSYKH from the exons ATGTCTCGGCTGTCCACCATCAGCTTCCACTCCAGTGGCAGCCGCAGGGGCTTCAGCACAGCCTCTGCCACCACCCCAACTGCTGGCCGCTCCCGCTTCAGCTCTGTCTCTGTGGCCCGCTCTTCAGGAAACAGTGGGGGACTGGGCAGGATCAGTGGTGCTGGTGCTGGCTTTGGAAGCCGCAGCCTCTACAACCTTGGGGGGACCAAGCGGGTCTCCATTGGTGGGTGTGCTGGTAGTGGCTTCCGGAGTGGCTTTGGTGGCAGGGCTAGCAGTGGGTTTGGGCTCAGCAGTGGCTTTGGTTATGGTAACGGCATTGGAGGGGGCTTCGGTGGCCCTGGCTTCcctgtctgtccctctggagGCATTCAAGAAGTCACCGTCAACCAGAGCCTCCTGACTCCCCTCAACCTGCAAATCGACCCCACGATCCAGCGGGTGCGGAAAGAGGAGCGGGAGCAGATCAAGACCCTCAACAACAAGTTTGCCTCCTTCATTGACAAG GTGCGCTTTCTGGAACAGCAGAACAAGGTGCTGGAGACCAAGTGGAACCTGCTGCAGGAGCAGGGCTCCAGGACTGTCAGGCAGAACCTGGAGCCCTTCTTCGACGCCTACCTCAATGACCTCCGCCGGCAGCTGGATGGCGTCACTGCTGAAAGAGGCAGGCTGGATGCTGAGCTGAGGAGCATGCAGGAGGTCGTAGAAGACTTCAAAGTCAG GTATGAAGATGAAATTAACAAGCGCGCCGCTGCTGAGAATGAGTTTGTGGGCCTGAAGAAG GATGTGGATGGAGCCTACATGAACAAGGTGGAGCTGGAGGCTAAGGTTGACTCTCTGACCGACCAGATCAACTTCTACCGGATGATCTATGAGGCA GAGCTGTCTCAGATGCAGAACCAGGTGAGCGATACCTCTGTGGTTCTCTCTATGGACAATAACCGGAGCCTGGACCTGGACAGCATTATCGCCGAAGTGAAGGCCCATTACGAGGACATTGCCAACCGCAGCCGGGCAGAGGCTGAGTCCTGGTACCAGACCAAG TATGAGGAGCTGCAGTTGACAGCTGGCCGGCATGGCGATGACCTGAGAAACACCAAGCAAGAGATCGCAGAGATGAACCGGATGATCCAGAGGCTGAGATCTGAGATCGATGGCGTCAAGAAGCAG TGCGCTAGTCTGCAAACTGCTATCTCTGACGCTGAGCAGCGTGGAGAGCTAGCCCTCAAGGATGCTCGGGTCAAGCTGGTGGACCTTGAAGATGCCCTGCAGAAGGCCAAACAGGACATGGCCAGGCTGCTGCGCGAGTACCAGGAGCTCATGAATGTCAAGCTGGCCCTGGATGTGGAGATCGCCACCTACAGGAAGCTGCTGGAGGGCGAGGAGTGCAG GCTGAGCGGAGAGGGAGTTTCCCCAGTGAACATCT CTGTGGTCACTTCAACAGTTTCCAGTGGCTATGGTGCTGGCAGCAATTTTGGAGGTGGAAGCCTGGGTCTTGGTGGGAACAGTGGCTACTCCTTCACCACCAGCGGTGGGCACAGCCTGGGCACGGGCACAGGTCTGGGAGGCTCTGGTTTCACCACCAGTAGCAGCCGGGGCCCGGTGGGCAGTGGCTCCAGCGTCAAGTTCATTTCCACCACATCATGCAGCAGGAAAAGTTACAAGCACTAA
- the LOC130888444 gene encoding keratin, type II cytoskeletal 6A-like has product MIPRLKSEINHVKSQCANLQTAIAEAEQRGEMALKDARGKLEGLEDALQKAKQDMARLLKEYQELMNVKLALDVEIATYRKLLEGEECRLNGEGVGPVNISVVQSTMSSGYGSAGGASSSLGLGGGSSYSYGSSHGLGGGFSSGSGRGLSGGLSSSGGSSSTIKYTTTSSSRKSYRH; this is encoded by the exons ATGATTCCGAGGCTGAAATCTGAGATCAACCACGTCAAAAG ccagtGTGCCAACCTTCAGACTGCCATTGCTGAAGCTGAGCAGCGTGGCGAGATGGCCCTCAAGGATGCCAGGGGCAAGCTGGAAGGGCTGGAGGACGCCCTGCAGAAGGCCAAGCAGGACATGGCCAGGCTGCTGAAGGAGTACCAGGAGCTCATGAATGTCAAGCTGGCCCTTGATGTGGAGATCGCCACCTACAGGAAGCTGCTGGAAGGAGAGGAGTGCAG GCTGAATGGTGAAGGCGTTGGACCCGTCAACATCT CTGTGGTGCAGTCCACCATGTCCAGCGGCTATGGCAGTGCAGGTGGTGCCAGCAGCAGCTTGGGCCTGGGAGGAGGCAGCAGCTACTCCTACGGCAGCAGCCATGGCCTTGGAGGTGGCTTCAGTTCTGGCAGTGGCAGAGGCCTCAGTGGTGGCCTGAGCTCCTCTGGTGGCAGCTCTTCCACCATCAAgtacaccaccacctcctccagcaGGAAGAGCTACCGGCACTGA